One Spodoptera frugiperda isolate SF20-4 chromosome 30, AGI-APGP_CSIRO_Sfru_2.0, whole genome shotgun sequence genomic window carries:
- the LOC118269823 gene encoding facilitated trehalose transporter Tret1-2 homolog isoform X1, which translates to METGSRGVLETDDNEECPKHPKFLWQPFLRQLYVCTVCTSIYFVLGLCFGAPTVYIPQLRKEMQANATGSQLTDDMASWLSSILGYCSMPWVIILPILTHYIGRKIPFLIVTVLTLVSFIVYYCSTSPVHLLVSEILQGITLASNMTVLIVIIVEYSTPRYRGVFMMIESSIFFWGVWIANVTGTFSHWKNIAIIAFVCCIYAMTAIVMPESPSWLAMRGRFEECARAHHWLKGYDQESEEELESLIKSQKEYRRKCAARVNSTSWYKLRIIKETVTAKGFYQPLLLSMAVMSLYHFSGKLVCSMYAVDLISQITSSESAAYTGMLILDAVTILGMQVGCVLSKLVNRRTLLLSSSALGITFLFIISLYLHLVSIKTIAENKIISIVLLTSFSVAITCGPMIMPSTIFGELIFLRYKSSSLLILTLFSELLMATVLKLSPHIFKALTLQGAFLFYGISASIFAFILYKYLPETKDKTLQEIENYFKESNEMVEDSAKAFINEKPDNYDTQKC; encoded by the exons ATGGAGACAGGCAGTCGAGGCGTTCTGGAAACGGACGATAATGAAGAATGTCCGAAACACCCGAAATTTTTATGGCAACCATTTTTGAGGCAG ttGTACGTATGCACCGTATGTACGTCGATATATTTCGTGTTGGGATTATGTTTCGGAGCGCCCACCGTCTACATACCGCAGCTGAGGAAAGAAATGCAAGCAAATGCAACTGGGTCCCAGCTTACAGACGATATGGCATCTTGgttgt ctTCCATTCTCGGCTACTGCTCCATGCCATGGGTGATTATCCTACCAATACTCACGCACTACATAGGAAGGAAAATTCCATTCCTTATCGTAACTGTATTGACACTAGTCAGCTTCATCGTGTACTACTGCAGTACCAGCCCCGTACACTTGTTGGTCAGTGAGATACTACAAGGGATTACTCTTGCGAGTAACATGACTGTTTTAATAGTTATCATTGTGGAGTACTCTACACCTCGCTACCGAGGCGTGTTCATGATGATTGAATCGTCTATATTCTTCTGGGGAGTTTGGATAGCCAATGTCACAGGCACCTTCAGTCATTGGAAGAACATTGCTATCATTGCTTTCGTGTGCTGCATATACGCAATGACAGCTATCGTAATGCCAGAGTCTCCATCCTGGCTTGCAATGCGAGGACGCTTCGAGGAGTGTGCCAGAGCACATCATTGGCTAAAAGGATACGATCAAGAATCAGAAGAGGAACTCGAGAGCCTCATAAAATCTCAAAAGGAGTATCGCAGAAAGTGCGCAGCGCGAGTAAATTCAACTTCGTGGTATAAACTACGAATTATCAAAGAAACGGTAACTGCGAAAGGGTTCTATCAGCCTCTACTGCTATCTATGGCTGTAATGTCATTGTACCATTTCTCAGGAAAATTAGTCTGCTCAATGTACGCCGTAGATTTGATCAGTCAAATAACTTCTAGCGAGTCTGCTGCTTACACTGGAATGCTCATTCTGGACGCAGTAACAATACTTGGCATGCAGGTTGGTTGTGTTTTATCAAAGTTAGTAAATAGACGAACATTGTTGTTATCTTCGTCAGCTCTAGGaatcacgtttttgtttataatatcatTGTATCTGCATTTAGTTAGTATAAAAACCATCGCAGAGAATAAGATAATATCCATTGTGTTGTTGACATCGTTCTCAGTGGCCATTACTTGTGGACCGATGATAATGCCGTCCACTATCTTCGGCGAGCTAATATTTTTGAGGTACAAAAGTTCATCGTTGCTTATACTTACATTGTTTTCTGAACTACTAATGGCAACGGTACTTAAACTGTCACCGCATATATTTAAAGCGCTCACATTGCAAGGCGCCTTCTTGTTCTACGGCATATCAGCTTCCATTTTCgcatttattttgtacaaatatttaccTGAAACCAAAGATAAAACCCTGCAAGAAATTGAGAATTATTTCAAAGAGTCCAATGAAATGGTTGAGGATTCCGCTAAAGCGTTTATTAATGAGAAACCGGATAATTATGACACTCAGAAATGTTAg
- the LOC118269823 gene encoding facilitated trehalose transporter Tret1-2 homolog isoform X2 — protein MQLGPSLQTIWHLASILGYCSMPWVIILPILTHYIGRKIPFLIVTVLTLVSFIVYYCSTSPVHLLVSEILQGITLASNMTVLIVIIVEYSTPRYRGVFMMIESSIFFWGVWIANVTGTFSHWKNIAIIAFVCCIYAMTAIVMPESPSWLAMRGRFEECARAHHWLKGYDQESEEELESLIKSQKEYRRKCAARVNSTSWYKLRIIKETVTAKGFYQPLLLSMAVMSLYHFSGKLVCSMYAVDLISQITSSESAAYTGMLILDAVTILGMQVGCVLSKLVNRRTLLLSSSALGITFLFIISLYLHLVSIKTIAENKIISIVLLTSFSVAITCGPMIMPSTIFGELIFLRYKSSSLLILTLFSELLMATVLKLSPHIFKALTLQGAFLFYGISASIFAFILYKYLPETKDKTLQEIENYFKESNEMVEDSAKAFINEKPDNYDTQKC, from the exons ATGCAACTGGGTCCCAGCTTACAGACGATATGGCATCTTG ctTCCATTCTCGGCTACTGCTCCATGCCATGGGTGATTATCCTACCAATACTCACGCACTACATAGGAAGGAAAATTCCATTCCTTATCGTAACTGTATTGACACTAGTCAGCTTCATCGTGTACTACTGCAGTACCAGCCCCGTACACTTGTTGGTCAGTGAGATACTACAAGGGATTACTCTTGCGAGTAACATGACTGTTTTAATAGTTATCATTGTGGAGTACTCTACACCTCGCTACCGAGGCGTGTTCATGATGATTGAATCGTCTATATTCTTCTGGGGAGTTTGGATAGCCAATGTCACAGGCACCTTCAGTCATTGGAAGAACATTGCTATCATTGCTTTCGTGTGCTGCATATACGCAATGACAGCTATCGTAATGCCAGAGTCTCCATCCTGGCTTGCAATGCGAGGACGCTTCGAGGAGTGTGCCAGAGCACATCATTGGCTAAAAGGATACGATCAAGAATCAGAAGAGGAACTCGAGAGCCTCATAAAATCTCAAAAGGAGTATCGCAGAAAGTGCGCAGCGCGAGTAAATTCAACTTCGTGGTATAAACTACGAATTATCAAAGAAACGGTAACTGCGAAAGGGTTCTATCAGCCTCTACTGCTATCTATGGCTGTAATGTCATTGTACCATTTCTCAGGAAAATTAGTCTGCTCAATGTACGCCGTAGATTTGATCAGTCAAATAACTTCTAGCGAGTCTGCTGCTTACACTGGAATGCTCATTCTGGACGCAGTAACAATACTTGGCATGCAGGTTGGTTGTGTTTTATCAAAGTTAGTAAATAGACGAACATTGTTGTTATCTTCGTCAGCTCTAGGaatcacgtttttgtttataatatcatTGTATCTGCATTTAGTTAGTATAAAAACCATCGCAGAGAATAAGATAATATCCATTGTGTTGTTGACATCGTTCTCAGTGGCCATTACTTGTGGACCGATGATAATGCCGTCCACTATCTTCGGCGAGCTAATATTTTTGAGGTACAAAAGTTCATCGTTGCTTATACTTACATTGTTTTCTGAACTACTAATGGCAACGGTACTTAAACTGTCACCGCATATATTTAAAGCGCTCACATTGCAAGGCGCCTTCTTGTTCTACGGCATATCAGCTTCCATTTTCgcatttattttgtacaaatatttaccTGAAACCAAAGATAAAACCCTGCAAGAAATTGAGAATTATTTCAAAGAGTCCAATGAAATGGTTGAGGATTCCGCTAAAGCGTTTATTAATGAGAAACCGGATAATTATGACACTCAGAAATGTTAg